From the genome of Haloarcula limicola, one region includes:
- a CDS encoding amino acid permease, whose amino-acid sequence MVEHTRTLDFKIAFAIGLGTMIAAGIFSLSGTAVAAIGSSAVIAFVIAAVIAGVTAAAYSEFASIYSENGGGYLFCSRTFEDRDLLTYAIGMSLFLGYTGTTAFYLATMDEWFFEFVLPEWLHFLPHGTTGVLAALLLGALNAQGTEESGGFQLVVTGAKVAVLFAFIGGAFAFRGPSTAVGNFAANFGGGPIDILTISALAFITFFGFSAIAASAGEIIEPQKTVPRAIAASMVTVTVLYAFVIIAMVNSPVPAEVIARQGETAMGEVAAGFLGPIGRSLIVAGAIFSMVSASNASILAASSIGSLMGRQGQAPRRFSRIHRKYGTPFWSIVTATVVIVALIVLFIAVFPAEGGLVPFDLTISLPLLGSLALTNLGLEALTGFATLNLLMPLAVVNVALIYSRQKLPDITRGFEVPGVPVVPIIGVLANIGLIYNLPRIGVVVGLIMTATLVVAYLLWGGAPETDDLLREVVPESGPSATANGTGEAEGDVFRVLIPVARPDRALRYVRLAGALAAVSDERPLIHVLNVTQVPDQTPWETVQDTARGRTERIQDELDSSDVGVDYTVEGHTCRDVAFDIVQTARDDGADLILMGYPERHHDVTETVEREAPCDVFFAGQTASAEDLDVINIGAGGGPHHQALLPLVNALGQHGSELHLINVSSGERGTDETPGATLDALEGVERTEVHNVTASSVAAGLVETAAENGGILVVGASRDRWLRQALFGSTPDEVIALAAEMDVPVLVYASETGVSDRVSERLFPVVRYVRKRLPLTGSKQSGSPNRS is encoded by the coding sequence ATGGTCGAGCACACCCGGACCCTGGACTTCAAGATAGCGTTCGCCATCGGTCTCGGGACGATGATCGCCGCGGGGATCTTCTCGCTCTCAGGGACCGCCGTGGCGGCCATCGGCTCCAGCGCCGTCATCGCCTTCGTCATCGCCGCGGTCATCGCGGGCGTGACGGCGGCGGCGTACTCCGAGTTCGCCTCCATCTACTCCGAGAACGGCGGCGGCTACCTGTTCTGTTCGCGGACCTTCGAGGACCGCGACCTCTTGACCTACGCCATCGGGATGTCGCTGTTCCTGGGCTACACCGGGACGACGGCGTTCTACCTGGCCACGATGGACGAGTGGTTCTTCGAGTTCGTCCTGCCGGAGTGGCTCCACTTTCTCCCCCACGGGACGACCGGCGTCCTCGCGGCGCTCCTCTTGGGCGCGCTGAACGCGCAGGGGACCGAGGAGAGCGGCGGGTTCCAACTCGTCGTCACCGGCGCGAAGGTCGCCGTGCTGTTCGCGTTCATCGGCGGCGCGTTCGCCTTCCGCGGCCCCTCCACGGCGGTCGGGAACTTCGCCGCCAACTTCGGCGGCGGCCCCATCGACATTCTCACCATCTCCGCGCTCGCGTTCATCACCTTCTTCGGCTTCTCGGCCATCGCGGCCAGCGCCGGGGAGATCATCGAACCCCAGAAGACGGTCCCCCGGGCCATCGCGGCGAGCATGGTCACGGTCACGGTGCTGTACGCGTTCGTCATTATCGCGATGGTGAACTCGCCGGTTCCGGCCGAAGTCATCGCCCGGCAGGGCGAGACGGCGATGGGGGAAGTCGCCGCCGGCTTCCTCGGTCCCATCGGTCGCTCGCTCATCGTCGCCGGGGCCATCTTCTCGATGGTGTCGGCTTCGAACGCCTCGATTCTCGCGGCCAGCAGCATCGGGTCACTGATGGGCCGGCAGGGACAGGCCCCGCGTCGCTTCTCTCGCATCCACCGGAAGTACGGCACGCCCTTCTGGAGCATCGTCACCGCGACAGTGGTGATCGTCGCGCTCATCGTCCTCTTCATCGCGGTCTTCCCGGCGGAGGGCGGCCTGGTGCCGTTCGACCTCACGATATCGCTCCCGCTTCTCGGCTCGCTCGCGCTGACGAATCTCGGCCTCGAAGCGCTGACCGGGTTCGCCACGCTGAACCTCCTGATGCCGCTCGCCGTGGTCAACGTCGCGCTGATCTACTCGCGGCAGAAGCTCCCCGACATCACGCGCGGGTTCGAGGTTCCCGGCGTCCCGGTGGTGCCGATCATCGGCGTGCTGGCGAACATCGGCCTCATCTACAACCTCCCGCGCATCGGCGTCGTGGTCGGACTCATCATGACCGCGACGCTCGTCGTCGCCTATCTCCTCTGGGGCGGCGCGCCGGAGACCGACGACCTCCTCCGAGAGGTCGTCCCCGAATCGGGACCGTCGGCGACCGCGAACGGCACGGGCGAAGCGGAGGGAGACGTGTTCCGCGTCCTCATCCCCGTCGCTCGGCCGGACCGGGCGCTCCGATACGTCCGTCTCGCGGGCGCGCTCGCGGCGGTATCGGACGAACGACCGCTGATCCACGTCCTCAACGTCACGCAGGTGCCCGACCAGACGCCGTGGGAGACGGTACAGGACACCGCTCGCGGCCGCACCGAACGCATCCAGGACGAACTCGACAGTTCGGACGTGGGCGTCGACTACACCGTCGAGGGCCACACCTGTCGGGACGTGGCGTTCGACATCGTCCAGACCGCCCGCGACGACGGGGCCGACCTCATCCTGATGGGGTACCCCGAGCGCCATCACGACGTGACCGAGACGGTCGAACGCGAAGCCCCCTGTGACGTGTTCTTCGCCGGCCAGACGGCGTCGGCCGAGGACTTAGACGTCATCAACATCGGCGCCGGCGGCGGCCCGCACCACCAGGCGCTGCTGCCGCTCGTGAACGCGCTCGGACAGCACGGCAGCGAACTCCACCTCATCAACGTCTCCTCGGGCGAACGCGGCACCGACGAGACCCCCGGCGCGACGCTCGACGCACTGGAGGGCGTCGAGCGGACGGAGGTCCACAACGTCACCGCCAGCTCCGTCGCGGCCGGGCTCGTCGAGACGGCGGCCGAGAACGGGGGTATCCTCGTCGTCGGCGCGTCCCGGGACCGCTGGCTCAGACAGGCGCTGTTCGGCAGCACGCCCGACGAGGTGATCGCGCTGGCCGCGGAGATGGACGTGCCGGTGCTCGTCTACGCCAGCGAGACGGGCGTCTCCGACAGGGTGAGCGAACGGCTGTTCCCGGTCGTGCGGTACGTCAGAAAGCGGCTGCCGCTCACGGGGTCGAAACAGAGCGGCAGTCCGAACCGGAGCTAG
- a CDS encoding peptidylprolyl isomerase, which produces MSDLTATLHTTEGDIEIELFEDEVPNTVENFVGLSEGADDYDEAEVGPGTGAWEDPDSGEKRIDPLYTDIEIHRIIDDFMVQMGDPTGTGRGGPGYTFDDEFDDDLSHDGAGVVSMANRGPDTNGSQFFITLGAQPHLDGKHAVFGKVVDGMDVVESIAEADTDMNDAPTSDILLESVEISR; this is translated from the coding sequence ATGAGCGACCTGACCGCGACGCTTCACACTACCGAGGGCGATATCGAGATCGAACTGTTCGAGGACGAGGTCCCGAACACCGTCGAGAACTTCGTCGGCCTCTCCGAGGGCGCGGACGACTACGACGAGGCGGAGGTCGGACCCGGCACCGGCGCGTGGGAGGACCCCGACTCCGGCGAGAAGCGGATCGACCCGCTCTACACGGACATCGAGATCCACCGCATCATCGACGACTTCATGGTCCAGATGGGCGACCCGACCGGGACCGGCCGCGGCGGCCCCGGCTACACCTTCGACGACGAGTTCGACGACGACCTCTCGCACGACGGCGCGGGCGTCGTCAGCATGGCTAACCGCGGCCCCGACACCAACGGTTCGCAGTTCTTCATCACACTCGGTGCCCAGCCGCACCTCGACGGGAAGCACGCCGTCTTCGGGAAGGTCGTCGACGGCATGGACGTCGTCGAGTCCATCGCCGAGGCCGACACGGACATGAACGACGCGCCGACCTCCGACATCCTCCTCGAATCCGTCGAGATCAGTCGCTGA
- a CDS encoding alpha/beta fold hydrolase produces MPATDAAATEWTVPADGEAWSHETVETNGVELHAVTAGPEDGELVVLLHGFPEFWYAWHHQIPALAEAGYRVVAPDMRGYNRSEKPDGVDAYHVDELVSDVAGAVRAFGRESAHVVGHDWGGLVAWQTAIDRPGLVDRLAVLNAPHPARYERALRRSPAQLAKSWYAFAFQVPRVPEWSLRHDDFAALERMLREKPVRPDAFTETDIERYEAALDRPGALTAAVNYYRSLFRRNARLTLTRGGLGEASVEVPTLLVWGERDGMLDVRLTEGLDEWVADIRIERLPDASHWVQFDAPDRVSEHLLSHLS; encoded by the coding sequence ATGCCAGCCACCGACGCGGCCGCCACCGAGTGGACCGTCCCCGCCGACGGCGAGGCGTGGTCTCACGAGACCGTCGAGACGAACGGCGTGGAGTTGCACGCCGTCACCGCGGGCCCCGAAGACGGCGAGTTGGTCGTCCTCCTCCACGGCTTCCCGGAGTTCTGGTACGCGTGGCACCACCAGATCCCGGCGCTGGCCGAGGCGGGCTATCGCGTCGTCGCGCCGGACATGCGCGGATACAACCGCTCGGAGAAGCCCGACGGCGTCGACGCCTATCACGTCGACGAACTGGTGAGCGACGTGGCGGGAGCGGTTCGGGCGTTCGGCCGCGAGAGCGCACACGTCGTCGGCCACGACTGGGGCGGCCTCGTCGCGTGGCAGACCGCCATCGATCGCCCCGGCCTCGTGGACCGATTGGCCGTGCTGAACGCGCCCCACCCCGCGCGGTACGAGCGGGCACTCCGGCGCTCGCCCGCCCAGCTGGCGAAGTCGTGGTACGCCTTCGCCTTCCAGGTGCCGCGCGTCCCCGAATGGAGCCTGCGGCACGACGACTTCGCCGCCCTGGAGCGAATGCTCCGCGAGAAGCCCGTCCGACCGGACGCGTTCACCGAGACGGATATCGAGCGATACGAGGCCGCGCTCGACCGACCGGGCGCGCTGACGGCGGCCGTCAACTACTACCGGTCGCTGTTCCGCCGGAACGCGCGACTGACGCTCACGCGGGGCGGTCTCGGCGAGGCGTCCGTCGAGGTGCCGACGCTGCTGGTCTGGGGCGAGCGAGACGGGATGCTCGACGTTCGCCTCACCGAGGGCCTCGACGAGTGGGTGGCAGACATCCGGATCGAACGGCTCCCCGACGCGAGCCACTGGGTGCAGTTCGACGCGCCCGACCGCGTGAGCGAGCATCTGCTCTCACATCTATCCTGA
- a CDS encoding amino acid permease translates to MSREGTSVETEMDRDIGIVGAVALGVGTMIAAGIFVLSGLAVSNVGAMAIVAFVIAAVVASFTAFAYAEFASIYPESGGGYAYVSNTFDSDLTYIVGWSMILGYPASAAFYLASFSDWFDRFIVPLFSQGLQETLPFWISGLVILGLLVSLNLKGTEESGQFQIAVTALKVSLIVVFLYGGLQAFSATTIQQSVTENLTKYRDIGLTSALVFITFFGFEAIATNAEEIEEPGKNIPRAIFFSMGFVTVVYALVVLVVTLAINNPEYLDLLIDVVGDVSDAAGARSYIAENGELAMGYAASFYLGNVGFYVIIVGALFSMLSAANATVLAGSRVKLAMSRRDHLPDRFENLHPRFNTPYWSVLLTGGMITFFIFFFTVLPGLAFGTTTIETGLVEFHMGIEAIAHFADFMLLTGLIVVNFAIIRSRQKYPDIDRGFTVPAVPYVPVVAIIANLVLIVNVEPGAFALGLAAEGIGVLMWVGLIGSTSEAEIEQQTPTVVEETDTDGREYQILVPIANPNHVEQLMRTARDIAADRGGEVLVLSVVSLPEQTPLSEGRATARERHELLRQAMAVDAGGGDEDVPVHGIVRVGHHVDEAITHTVTQHGSDAVLLGWRGRLQRRRDAVLGTTVDTVVKEADCDVLVERIGPKGAPESILLPTAGGPHAEYAAAVARAIAHTTGATVTTLRVVAPGEGTPVASDRVLDKTARLLDDVQTEQKQVESDDVAEAIIDASGDHDLTIIGATRESVLEQLVFGDIPETVGREADGTVIMAKRALPVTSRVRQLLRRF, encoded by the coding sequence GTGAGTCGAGAGGGGACTAGCGTCGAGACGGAGATGGACCGAGACATCGGCATCGTCGGCGCCGTCGCGCTCGGGGTCGGGACGATGATCGCCGCGGGGATATTCGTGCTATCGGGACTCGCCGTCAGCAACGTCGGCGCGATGGCTATCGTCGCGTTCGTGATCGCGGCCGTCGTCGCGTCCTTTACCGCCTTCGCCTACGCCGAATTCGCCTCGATATATCCCGAGTCCGGCGGCGGCTACGCGTACGTCTCGAACACGTTCGACTCGGACCTGACGTACATCGTCGGGTGGTCGATGATTCTCGGCTACCCCGCCAGCGCCGCGTTCTACTTGGCCTCCTTCTCAGACTGGTTCGACCGCTTCATCGTCCCGCTGTTCTCGCAGGGCCTCCAGGAGACGCTCCCGTTCTGGATATCCGGACTCGTCATCCTCGGCCTGCTCGTGAGCCTGAACCTGAAAGGAACCGAGGAGTCCGGCCAGTTCCAGATCGCCGTCACCGCGCTGAAAGTCAGTCTCATCGTCGTCTTTCTCTACGGCGGCCTGCAGGCGTTCAGTGCGACCACGATCCAACAGTCCGTCACGGAGAACCTCACGAAGTACCGCGATATCGGTCTCACGTCCGCGCTGGTCTTCATCACGTTCTTCGGCTTCGAAGCGATCGCGACCAACGCCGAAGAGATAGAGGAACCGGGCAAGAACATCCCGCGCGCGATCTTCTTCTCGATGGGGTTCGTCACTGTCGTCTACGCGCTGGTCGTCCTCGTCGTGACGCTGGCCATCAACAACCCGGAGTACCTCGACCTCCTCATCGACGTCGTCGGCGACGTCTCCGACGCGGCCGGCGCACGGTCGTACATCGCCGAGAACGGCGAACTGGCGATGGGCTATGCGGCCTCGTTCTATCTGGGAAACGTCGGCTTCTACGTCATCATCGTCGGGGCGCTGTTCTCGATGCTGTCCGCGGCTAACGCCACCGTGCTGGCGGGGTCGCGGGTCAAACTAGCGATGAGCCGACGCGACCACCTCCCCGACCGGTTCGAGAACCTCCACCCGCGGTTCAACACGCCCTACTGGTCGGTGTTGCTGACCGGCGGGATGATCACGTTCTTCATCTTCTTCTTCACCGTCCTCCCCGGTCTCGCGTTCGGGACGACGACCATCGAGACGGGGCTCGTCGAGTTCCACATGGGCATCGAGGCCATCGCCCACTTCGCGGACTTCATGCTGCTGACCGGCCTCATCGTCGTGAACTTCGCCATCATCCGCTCCCGGCAGAAGTACCCCGACATCGACCGCGGGTTCACCGTCCCCGCAGTGCCGTACGTGCCAGTTGTCGCGATCATCGCGAACCTCGTCCTCATCGTCAACGTCGAACCGGGAGCGTTCGCGCTCGGGTTGGCCGCCGAAGGTATCGGCGTCCTCATGTGGGTCGGTCTCATCGGGTCGACATCGGAGGCAGAAATCGAACAGCAGACGCCGACTGTCGTCGAGGAGACCGACACCGACGGGCGGGAGTACCAGATCCTCGTTCCCATCGCGAACCCCAACCACGTCGAGCAGTTGATGCGAACCGCCCGCGACATCGCGGCCGATCGAGGCGGCGAAGTCCTCGTCCTCTCGGTCGTCTCGCTGCCCGAACAGACGCCGCTCTCCGAGGGGCGCGCGACGGCACGGGAACGCCACGAACTGCTCAGACAGGCGATGGCCGTCGACGCCGGCGGCGGTGACGAGGACGTGCCGGTCCACGGCATCGTCCGGGTCGGTCACCACGTCGACGAGGCGATCACTCACACCGTGACCCAGCATGGGTCCGACGCGGTGTTGCTGGGGTGGCGCGGCCGCCTCCAGCGTCGCCGTGACGCGGTGCTCGGCACGACCGTCGACACCGTCGTCAAGGAGGCCGACTGCGACGTGCTCGTCGAGCGAATCGGGCCGAAGGGCGCGCCGGAGTCCATCCTCCTCCCGACCGCGGGCGGCCCCCACGCCGAGTACGCCGCCGCCGTCGCGCGGGCCATCGCCCACACCACTGGTGCGACTGTCACGACGCTCCGCGTCGTCGCGCCCGGCGAGGGCACGCCCGTCGCGTCCGACCGCGTTCTGGACAAGACGGCGCGGCTACTCGACGACGTGCAGACCGAGCAGAAACAGGTCGAGAGCGACGACGTCGCTGAGGCCATCATCGATGCCTCGGGCGACCACGACCTGACCATCATCGGGGCGACCCGCGAGAGCGTCCTCGAACAGCTGGTGTTCGGGGACATCCCGGAGACGGTCGGACGAGAGGCCGACGGAACCGTCATCATGGCCAAGCGAGCGCTGCCGGTGACTTCGCGGGTCCGCCAGTTGCTCCGGCGCTTCTGA